From a region of the Castanea sativa cultivar Marrone di Chiusa Pesio chromosome 10, ASM4071231v1 genome:
- the LOC142611805 gene encoding homocysteine S-methyltransferase 2-like has product MGLGIETTSSQSQWDLMREFVEREGRAAAVVDGGLATELERHGADLNDLLWSAKCLLSSPHLIRQVHLDYLEAGADVIITASYQATIQGFQAKGFSREEGENLLRRSVEIAIEARDSYYNRCAECSSNDTGAGRILQRRPILVAASVGSYGAYLADGSEYSGDYGDAITLETLKDFHLRRVQVLAESGPDLIAFETIPNKLEAQAYAEILEEEDIKIPAWFCFNSKNGVNVVNGDSILECASIAESCKKVVSVGINCTPPRLIRELILSIKKVSKKPIVIYPNSGERYDAEQKQWVQNTGVSDEDFVSYVNRWCEVGASLVGGCCRTTPNTIKAIYRTLSNRSAPALLP; this is encoded by the exons ATGGGACTCGGCATCGAAACGACGTCGTCACAATCGCAGTGGGATTTGATGAGGGAGTTTGtagagagagagggaagagCGGCGGCGGTGGTGGACGGCGGCTTGGCGACGGAGCTGGAGCGACACGGTGCCGACCTCAACGATTTACTCTGGAGTGCCAAATGCCTCCTCTCTTCTCCTCATCTCATTCGCcag GTACACCTTGACTACCTAGAAGCTGGTGCAGATGTTATAATAACAGCATCTTATCAG GCCACAATTCAGGGCTTTCAGGCTAAAGGCTTTTCTAGAGAAGAAGGTGAAAACTTGCTTAGAAGAAGTGTTGAAATTGCCATTGAGGCACGAGATAGTTATTATAACAGATGTGCTGAATGTTCATCTAATGACACTGGAGCTGGAAGAATTCTCCAACGTCGCCCAATCTTAGTTGCGGCATCTGTGGGGAGTTATGGGGCTTATTTGGCTGATGGTTCTGAGTACAG TGGGGATTATGGTGATGCAATTACACTAGAAACTTTGAAAGATTTTCATCTGAGAAGGGTTCAAGTCCTAGCAGAATCAGGTCCTGACCTAATTGCATTTGAGACAATTCCTAATAAATTAGAAGCTCAG GCTTATGCAGAGATTTTGGAGGAAGAAGACATAAAGATTCCAGCATGGTTTTGTTTCAATTCTAAAAATGGTGTCAATGTGGTTAATGGCGATTCCATTCTTGAATGTGCATCCATTGCTGAATCATGCAAGAAAGTTGTTTCAGTGGGAATCAACTGTACCCCTCCTCGATTAATTCGTGAACTTATATTATCTATTAAGAAG GTATCAAAAAAACCAATAGTTATATATCCAAATAGTGGTGAAAGATATGATGCCGAGCAAAAACAATGGGTG CAAAATACTGGCGTTTCAGATGAAGATTTTGTCTCGTATGTAAACAGATGGTGTGAGGTTGGGGCTTCCCTTGTGGGAGGTTGTTGCAGAACAACTCCAAATACCATTAAAGCCATATACAGGACTCTTTCCAATAGATCTGCTCCTGCTCTTCTGCCATAG
- the LOC142614171 gene encoding CST complex subunit STN1: MEQLRRLYNTHVKLLAFDLLSLTQTPSHSPSDPISFSRRGTFFFRAETVGTITSRELKPNKFLKFTVDDGTGCIVCVLWLNHLVSPYFSRCSPPSVRLTAQMASRFAAEVRLGVVARVRGRITSYRGAVQITVSDVVVERDPNVETLHWLECMSLASKCYDVRPS; this comes from the coding sequence ATGGAACAGCTTCGCCGACTCTATAATACCCATGTAAAGCTTTTGGCTTTTGACCTCCTCTCTCTCACCCAAACCCCTTCTCATTCTCCCTCAGACCCCATTTCCTTTTCTCGCAGAGGCACCTTTTTTTTCCGTGCCGAGACCGTCGGCACCATCACCTCCCGGGAACTCAAACCCAACAAATTCCTTAAATTCACTGTTGATGATGGCACCGGCTGCATTGTCTGCGTCCTCTGGCTCAACCACCTTGTGTCGCCTTACTTCTCCCGCTGCAGCCCGCCAAGTGTTCGACTAACTGCCCAAATGGCGAGTCGTTTCGCGGCAGAGGTTAGGCTTGGGGTAGTGGCAAGAGTACGTGGGAGGATCACAAGTTACCGTGGCGCGGTGCAAATCACGGTGTCGGATGTCGTGGTGGAGAGGGACCCCAATGTGGAGACATTGCATTGGTTGGAATGTATGAGTTTGGCAAGCAAGTGTTACGATGTTAGGCCCTCTTAG